The following coding sequences are from one Methanosarcina sp. WWM596 window:
- a CDS encoding TrkH family potassium uptake protein, with translation MNFKIVFYVLGGLLRLLGILMVVPLGVAYYYGESLTPFLVSIVITVLTGLILLSYKTDEDWMRKEGFAIVALGWLAAAVFGAIPFMLNGISPLNSLFESMSAFTTTGSTILTDIESHPKGILFWRCMMQWLGGMGIIVLFIAILPKLGVAGRQLFRAEAPGPTEDKLKPRIRETAKILWMVYFVISFVQVVALLLAGLSLYDAVTHTFTTMACGGFSPYGASIETFHSPLVEFIITFFMFVAGANFALHYRAIYVDKDFLLKDDEFRFYTALTLAATGLLTLLLYRDLGTGIFDSFRLSIFQVVSIMTTTGFATTNFDLWSDSGKMVLLLVMFIGGCAGSTGGGIKVVRILMLLRHGRVELFKSLHPRAIRSVKFNNKTVSDEVINSIFSFVVIYLLIFISSALILSVLGMDIITSITASIATLGNIGPGLNVVGPMGTFDPIPPLGKLILIANMWIGRLEVYTVIVLFTPEFWNK, from the coding sequence ATGAATTTTAAGATTGTTTTTTATGTGCTTGGCGGTTTACTCAGGCTTCTCGGGATACTCATGGTTGTTCCTCTCGGAGTCGCATACTATTACGGGGAAAGCCTTACACCTTTTCTTGTTTCTATAGTAATAACAGTCCTTACTGGCTTAATCCTGCTTTCCTACAAAACCGATGAAGACTGGATGCGTAAAGAAGGCTTTGCGATCGTCGCTCTGGGCTGGCTTGCTGCTGCTGTTTTCGGGGCAATTCCTTTTATGTTGAATGGAATTTCTCCTCTCAATTCCCTTTTTGAATCCATGTCGGCCTTTACCACCACAGGTTCGACAATTCTTACTGATATTGAAAGCCATCCTAAAGGCATTCTCTTCTGGCGGTGTATGATGCAGTGGCTGGGCGGTATGGGCATTATTGTGCTCTTCATTGCGATCCTGCCAAAACTCGGAGTTGCCGGTCGACAGCTTTTCCGGGCTGAAGCCCCGGGTCCAACTGAAGATAAGCTAAAACCAAGAATAAGGGAAACTGCAAAGATCCTGTGGATGGTCTACTTTGTAATATCATTCGTGCAGGTTGTCGCTCTCCTGCTTGCAGGTCTTTCACTATACGATGCAGTTACTCATACTTTTACCACAATGGCTTGTGGAGGTTTCTCGCCTTATGGGGCGAGCATTGAAACTTTTCACAGTCCTCTGGTCGAATTCATAATAACTTTCTTCATGTTCGTTGCAGGCGCAAATTTTGCCCTCCATTATAGGGCGATTTATGTTGACAAGGACTTCCTTCTAAAAGACGATGAATTCCGCTTCTATACAGCCCTCACCCTTGCAGCAACTGGACTTCTTACCCTCTTGCTCTACCGTGATCTTGGTACAGGTATTTTTGACTCTTTCAGGCTTTCGATCTTTCAGGTAGTTTCCATCATGACAACGACGGGGTTTGCCACAACGAACTTTGACCTCTGGTCCGACTCGGGAAAGATGGTTCTTCTTCTCGTTATGTTTATTGGTGGCTGTGCCGGTTCTACAGGCGGTGGCATAAAAGTTGTGCGCATCCTTATGCTTCTCAGGCACGGGAGAGTAGAACTTTTTAAGTCTCTTCATCCGAGAGCCATAAGAAGTGTAAAATTCAACAATAAAACCGTGTCTGATGAGGTCATAAACTCTATTTTCTCCTTTGTAGTGATCTATCTCCTTATTTTTATCTCAAGCGCCCTTATCCTCTCGGTCCTGGGTATGGATATCATAACTTCAATTACTGCCTCCATAGCCACTCTCGGGAATATAGGTCCGGGCCTGAATGTGGTAGGCCCGATGGGTACTTTTGACCCGATCCCTCCTCTTGGAAAATTAATCCTGATTGCGAATATGTGGATTGGCAGGCTTGAAGTCTACACCGTCATCGTGCTCTTTACACCGGAGTTCTGGAACAAGTAA
- the trkA gene encoding Trk system potassium transporter TrkA: MKAVIIGAGEVGYHIAKALSPKNDVVIIEKDEEAARRADELDVLVIEGNGANADILSKVLQNTDLLVAVTGVDEVNIVACMTTKLITKNKPGWKDTKTIARVSNPDYIDSPVTSRAQVGVDLMICPELALASEVAEVLSSPSAIDAEMFAEGKVKMTEFAINPESRLVGKHVQDLRLAGCCIVSAVFREKEIIIPHGDDLIKANDHMVVVGKPGAMENLESVFGSQAPHRTRILLIGCGIVGIYLAKLIDREDNADLRIIERRKSRCIEVAEMLENALVLNGDGTDVSLLREENIEDMDVVVTVTNSDEKNLLCALLAKQLGAKKVIARADRSDYLPLFEMVGIDMAVSPREATVNEVLKLTMGKGIQTLTTIEGEKAEIIEYTASEKSKIVGKPLNKVKFPKGALINMVVRGKETVIPRGNFVINNGDRVVIFSMTSAVSEVEKFFR; this comes from the coding sequence ATGAAGGCTGTAATTATTGGTGCAGGAGAAGTAGGTTATCATATTGCAAAAGCCCTCTCTCCTAAAAATGATGTAGTAATTATAGAGAAAGACGAGGAAGCAGCAAGAAGAGCAGATGAACTTGATGTGCTCGTGATTGAAGGAAACGGCGCAAACGCTGACATTCTTTCAAAAGTCTTGCAGAATACTGACCTTCTCGTGGCCGTTACGGGCGTTGACGAGGTCAACATCGTTGCCTGCATGACCACCAAGCTGATTACAAAGAACAAACCCGGCTGGAAGGATACAAAGACCATAGCAAGGGTTAGTAATCCCGATTACATAGATTCGCCAGTTACGTCAAGAGCTCAGGTTGGCGTTGACCTTATGATCTGCCCAGAACTTGCGCTCGCCTCAGAGGTTGCCGAGGTGCTCTCAAGCCCTTCTGCAATAGATGCGGAAATGTTTGCCGAAGGAAAAGTAAAGATGACTGAGTTTGCAATAAACCCGGAAAGCAGACTTGTGGGAAAGCATGTGCAGGACCTTCGGCTTGCTGGCTGCTGCATCGTCAGTGCTGTTTTCCGCGAAAAAGAAATAATAATTCCTCATGGAGACGATTTAATCAAGGCAAATGACCATATGGTAGTTGTGGGCAAGCCAGGAGCTATGGAAAACCTGGAAAGCGTTTTCGGAAGCCAGGCGCCCCACAGAACCAGAATTCTTCTTATTGGTTGCGGAATTGTAGGCATCTATCTGGCAAAACTGATCGACAGAGAAGATAACGCGGACCTGAGGATTATAGAGCGCAGGAAGAGCCGCTGCATAGAAGTGGCCGAGATGCTGGAAAACGCCCTTGTGCTCAATGGGGACGGGACTGACGTCAGTCTTCTCAGGGAAGAGAATATTGAGGATATGGATGTTGTTGTTACAGTTACGAACAGTGACGAAAAGAACCTTCTCTGTGCCCTGCTTGCAAAGCAGCTCGGGGCAAAGAAGGTAATTGCAAGGGCTGACCGCTCGGATTACCTGCCTCTTTTTGAGATGGTCGGGATAGACATGGCCGTAAGCCCCAGAGAAGCAACAGTAAATGAAGTCCTCAAACTTACTATGGGCAAAGGCATACAAACGCTCACGACTATCGAAGGTGAAAAAGCCGAAATCATAGAATATACGGCTTCCGAGAAGTCCAAGATTGTCGGCAAGCCATTAAACAAAGTAAAGTTCCCCAAAGGAGCTCTTATTAACATGGTAGTGCGCGGAAAAGAGACTGTAATTCCAAGGGGGAATTTCGTCATCAACAACGGAGACCGTGTAGTTATTTTCTCGATGACTTCTGCGGTTTCTGAAGTGGAAAAATTCTTCAGATGA
- the dnaJ gene encoding molecular chaperone DnaJ produces MATTRDYYEILGVSKDASVEDIKKTYRKLALQYHPDRNKEAGAEEKFKEISEAYAILSDTEKRAQYDRFGHAGIDGQYSAEDIFRGADFSGFGDIFEMFFGGGRRGGPMGPRRGSDLQYDLYITFEEAAFGVRKDIDIPRTERCSTCSGTGAKVGTSPKRCPACGGTGQVRTTRSTLGMQFVSTTTCSTCHGRGQIIESPCPTCGGAGRIRNRRTITVNVPAGADSGMSLRLSGEGDAGEPGASPGDLYIIIHVMEHRYFKRVDYDVISELSIPFTQAALGADIMVDTLYGKVKMNIPAGTQTHSVFRLKDKGIQHLHGHGKGDQLVRVIIKTPTKLTHEQEELLRQFEYLSNGKKSDGEETSKSEKHKKSKGIFEKVKDVLEG; encoded by the coding sequence ATGGCTACAACACGTGATTATTACGAAATTCTCGGAGTATCTAAAGACGCCTCAGTCGAAGATATAAAGAAGACGTATCGAAAGCTTGCACTGCAATACCATCCTGACAGGAACAAAGAAGCAGGGGCTGAGGAAAAGTTCAAGGAGATATCCGAGGCTTACGCTATTCTTTCAGACACTGAAAAACGGGCTCAATACGACCGTTTCGGGCATGCCGGAATTGATGGGCAGTATAGTGCAGAGGACATCTTCCGGGGAGCAGATTTCAGTGGGTTTGGAGACATTTTTGAAATGTTTTTCGGAGGTGGCCGAAGAGGTGGTCCTATGGGGCCGAGGAGAGGTTCAGACCTCCAGTACGACCTCTATATAACCTTTGAAGAAGCTGCTTTTGGAGTCCGTAAAGACATTGATATTCCACGGACAGAAAGGTGTTCTACCTGCTCAGGCACAGGAGCAAAAGTGGGTACAAGCCCAAAACGTTGTCCTGCCTGCGGCGGCACAGGGCAGGTCCGTACCACCCGTTCAACTTTAGGGATGCAATTCGTGAGCACCACCACCTGCAGTACCTGTCACGGCAGAGGCCAAATAATTGAGTCCCCATGCCCAACCTGTGGCGGGGCAGGCAGAATCCGGAACAGGAGAACAATAACAGTCAACGTACCCGCAGGAGCAGACTCAGGCATGAGCCTCAGGCTCAGCGGAGAAGGAGATGCAGGAGAACCAGGAGCGTCTCCCGGAGACCTTTATATTATCATCCATGTGATGGAACACAGGTATTTCAAGCGGGTCGATTACGATGTAATCTCCGAACTGTCAATACCATTCACCCAAGCTGCACTTGGGGCAGACATTATGGTTGATACCCTCTACGGCAAGGTCAAAATGAACATCCCGGCTGGGACTCAGACCCATTCCGTCTTCAGGCTCAAGGACAAAGGCATACAGCACCTGCATGGGCACGGCAAAGGGGATCAGCTCGTAAGAGTAATAATCAAGACTCCCACAAAGCTTACTCATGAACAGGAAGAACTTCTCCGCCAGTTCGAATACCTGAGCAATGGAAAGAAGTCCGATGGGGAGGAAACGAGTAAATCTGAGAAGCACAAAAAAAGCAAGGGAATTTTTGAAAAGGTAAAAGATGTATTAGAGGGTTGA
- the dnaK gene encoding molecular chaperone DnaK, translating into MAKILGIDLGTTNSCVAVMEGGEAVVIPNAEGNRTTPSVVGFSKKGEKLVGQVAKRQAISNPENTVYSIKRHMGEPNYKVTLHGKAYTPQEISAMILQKLKNDAEAYLGETITQAVITVPAYFNDSQRQATKDAGSIAGLEVLRIINEPTAASLAYGLDKGDVDQKILVYDLGGGTFDVSVLELGGGVFEVKSTSGDTHLGGDDFDQRIIEYLLAEFRKIEGIDLSKDKAVLQRLKDAAEKAKIELSGVASTNINLPFLTVGSDGEPKHMDVDLTRAQFQKMTEDLLEKTLVSMRRALSDSKITPNDLDKVILVGGATRMPAVVELVENFTGKKPYKNINPDEAVAIGAAIQAGVLGGEVKDVLLLDVNPLTLGIETLGGIATPLIQRNTTIPTKKSQIFSTAADNQPSVEIHVLQGERGIASENKTLGRFTLDGIPPAPRGIPQIEVTFDIDANGILHVSAKDLGTGKKQSISIQKPGGLSDAEIERMVKDAELHAEEDKKRKEEVETRNNAEALINASEKTLKEAEDVATEDQKSKITAAIEDLKKALEGKDIEDVKAKSEALQEAVYPVSTAMYQKAQEAAQQAAGEEGSTDAKDPDETVVDADYEVVDDEKSK; encoded by the coding sequence ATGGCAAAAATACTGGGAATAGACCTTGGTACTACTAACTCATGTGTGGCAGTGATGGAAGGCGGGGAAGCTGTCGTGATCCCAAATGCCGAAGGCAACAGAACAACTCCTTCAGTTGTTGGATTTTCCAAGAAAGGGGAGAAACTTGTGGGTCAGGTCGCAAAACGGCAGGCTATATCAAACCCGGAAAACACCGTTTATTCCATTAAAAGACACATGGGAGAACCAAACTACAAAGTTACACTTCACGGAAAAGCATATACCCCGCAGGAAATTTCTGCGATGATTCTCCAGAAGCTCAAAAACGATGCAGAGGCTTATCTCGGAGAGACAATAACACAGGCTGTTATTACAGTTCCTGCTTATTTCAACGATTCACAGAGGCAGGCTACAAAAGATGCAGGTTCAATTGCAGGGCTTGAAGTCCTGAGAATTATAAACGAGCCCACAGCTGCGTCCCTGGCTTACGGGCTTGACAAAGGAGATGTAGACCAGAAGATCCTTGTCTACGACCTTGGAGGCGGAACCTTTGATGTATCCGTTCTGGAACTCGGAGGTGGAGTCTTTGAGGTAAAATCCACAAGTGGAGACACTCACCTTGGAGGCGACGACTTCGACCAGCGCATTATCGAGTACCTGCTCGCAGAATTTAGGAAAATCGAAGGAATCGACCTTTCCAAAGACAAGGCTGTACTCCAGCGCCTTAAAGATGCTGCTGAAAAAGCCAAGATCGAACTTTCAGGTGTTGCCAGCACCAACATTAACCTTCCCTTCCTCACAGTCGGTTCTGATGGGGAACCAAAACACATGGATGTTGACCTGACCAGAGCCCAGTTCCAGAAAATGACTGAGGACCTTCTGGAAAAGACCCTTGTATCCATGCGCCGCGCACTCAGTGACTCAAAAATTACCCCAAATGACCTTGATAAAGTGATCCTTGTTGGAGGCGCAACAAGGATGCCTGCCGTGGTTGAACTTGTGGAGAATTTCACAGGCAAGAAACCCTACAAGAACATCAACCCTGATGAAGCAGTTGCAATCGGTGCAGCCATTCAGGCAGGAGTCCTGGGTGGAGAAGTAAAAGATGTCCTTCTACTCGACGTCAATCCCCTTACTCTGGGTATCGAGACCCTCGGAGGCATTGCAACTCCACTCATCCAGAGGAACACCACCATTCCTACTAAAAAGAGTCAGATCTTCTCAACTGCTGCTGACAATCAGCCCTCAGTCGAAATTCATGTTCTGCAGGGAGAACGAGGGATAGCTTCTGAAAACAAGACCCTTGGCAGATTCACCCTTGATGGTATACCCCCTGCTCCGAGAGGTATCCCGCAGATCGAGGTTACCTTTGATATTGATGCAAACGGGATCCTGCACGTGAGTGCAAAGGACCTGGGCACAGGCAAGAAACAGTCCATTTCCATCCAGAAACCCGGCGGACTTTCTGATGCAGAAATCGAGCGCATGGTCAAGGATGCTGAACTGCATGCCGAAGAGGACAAGAAGCGCAAGGAAGAAGTCGAGACCAGAAATAACGCAGAAGCCCTAATCAATGCCTCAGAAAAGACTCTCAAGGAAGCCGAAGATGTAGCAACCGAAGACCAGAAGTCAAAGATCACTGCTGCAATCGAAGACCTGAAGAAAGCCCTGGAAGGCAAGGACATTGAAGATGTCAAGGCAAAGTCAGAGGCTCTTCAGGAAGCCGTATATCCGGTATCGACAGCCATGTATCAGAAAGCCCAGGAGGCAGCACAGCAGGCTGCAGGCGAAGAAGGAAGTACGGATGCCAAAGACCCTGATGAAACAGTCGTTGATGCAGATTACGAGGTAGTTGACGACGAAAAGAGTAAGTAA
- the grpE gene encoding nucleotide exchange factor GrpE, whose protein sequence is MKKSTKKENMHSKEDSQKQAENSGARNSGSSTEKADDTTVNPEKEPVSSEAEKSPEADCRKENELLKDQLFRLAADFDNFRKRTARQMEENRTAVLEQVLLDFVEVTDNFDRALKSARTAEDMGSIVSGIEQLSKQFFSILEKHGLERVKCEKAGEFDPHRHEAVQHIETSEVPDNTIVEVYKSGYALRDKVVRPAMVSVAKNPEETEK, encoded by the coding sequence ATGAAGAAGTCCACTAAAAAGGAAAATATGCATTCAAAAGAAGATAGCCAGAAACAGGCTGAAAATTCCGGAGCTCGGAACTCTGGATCTTCGACTGAAAAAGCCGATGATACAACAGTAAATCCTGAAAAAGAACCTGTAAGTTCCGAAGCTGAAAAGAGTCCGGAAGCAGACTGCAGGAAGGAAAACGAACTTCTCAAAGATCAGCTTTTCCGGCTTGCAGCTGATTTTGATAACTTCAGAAAACGGACCGCCCGTCAGATGGAAGAAAACCGAACAGCTGTGCTTGAGCAGGTGCTTCTGGACTTTGTTGAAGTGACAGATAACTTTGACCGTGCCCTGAAATCTGCACGGACTGCAGAAGATATGGGCTCGATTGTAAGTGGAATCGAACAGCTTTCAAAGCAGTTTTTTTCGATCCTGGAAAAGCACGGGCTTGAAAGGGTAAAATGCGAAAAAGCAGGTGAATTTGACCCTCACAGGCATGAAGCTGTCCAACACATAGAAACCTCCGAAGTTCCGGACAATACCATAGTCGAGGTTTACAAATCAGGATATGCACTGAGGGATAAGGTTGTCAGACCTGCTATGGTTTCAGTCGCAAAAAACCCTGAAGAGACGGAAAAATAA
- a CDS encoding ATP-grasp domain-containing protein: protein MKILIAEFAVGTDIEQSLIPEGAAMLKTLAESFVRGGHEVYYPSAGTEIGVGTSLKSTAESFKQVVERDAKKCDAGLLIAPDGMLPELNRILEENTVNLGCSPESAAYCADKVLCTKILKNAGINTPELAEKAEKGKKYVIKPRFGCGAEATSLVTEFQKTEDFIASEYIASEYIEGKHLSVSLIAGKKPLILTVNRQFIEFGEKEGRERENPEINRVSGIKYNGSLTPYRTSREDELCETAISAVKCLDCFGYVGVDIVLSELPYVVDVNPRPTASLFGISRVMKEEIGELLLKNRFGELPDSVRIEGEYHFSKDMLGELFGKN, encoded by the coding sequence ATGAAAATCCTGATTGCAGAATTCGCTGTCGGTACTGATATTGAACAGTCCCTTATCCCGGAAGGGGCAGCTATGCTAAAAACACTTGCAGAAAGTTTTGTCCGCGGAGGGCATGAGGTGTACTATCCGTCTGCAGGTACGGAAATAGGTGTAGGAACATCATTGAAATCCACAGCTGAAAGCTTCAAGCAGGTAGTTGAAAGAGATGCAAAGAAATGTGATGCAGGGCTGCTTATTGCCCCTGACGGGATGCTTCCCGAACTGAACCGGATCCTTGAAGAAAACACCGTAAACCTGGGGTGTTCACCGGAATCGGCAGCTTACTGTGCGGATAAAGTCCTGTGCACAAAAATCCTGAAGAACGCCGGAATCAATACCCCCGAGCTTGCGGAAAAAGCTGAAAAGGGCAAAAAGTATGTCATAAAACCAAGATTCGGATGCGGGGCAGAGGCAACATCTCTTGTTACGGAATTCCAAAAGACAGAAGATTTCATTGCAAGTGAGTACATCGCAAGTGAATATATTGAAGGAAAACATCTGAGTGTAAGCCTCATTGCAGGAAAAAAGCCGCTCATACTCACGGTAAACCGCCAGTTCATCGAGTTTGGAGAGAAAGAGGGCAGAGAAAGAGAAAATCCGGAGATAAATCGAGTTTCGGGCATAAAATACAACGGTAGCCTGACCCCTTATCGGACTTCCAGAGAAGATGAACTCTGTGAGACTGCAATCTCTGCAGTAAAATGTCTGGATTGTTTTGGATATGTGGGTGTGGACATCGTACTCTCTGAGCTTCCATATGTCGTGGATGTAAATCCAAGACCTACAGCCTCATTATTCGGGATTAGCAGGGTCATGAAGGAGGAAATAGGCGAACTTCTTCTTAAAAATAGGTTCGGAGAACTCCCGGATTCAGTGCGGATCGAGGGAGAATATCACTTTTCCAAGGATATGCTTGGTGAGCTTTTCGGAAAGAATTGA
- a CDS encoding hydantoinase/oxoprolinase family protein, with translation MYSKIIGLDIGGANTKLASSDGTLVELHYLPLWKNTRLPEVLKEIAQRFNPERVAVVMTGELADCFKDKEQGIRFIKETVDSAFGSERVSYINSQGRFQSEANSLRELAAANWAASARLIGEEAGDCIFVDVGSTTSDIIPIISGEHRAGLTDFDRLLRSELVYAGTLRTNLAVLLEKVKLEKGMCRTSSELFATTADAYLILGKIEEDAYTCETADGAGRSKTDAMRRIARLVCADLSEVREREIYEITEQVKEKQVSTLAEAISEVAERNGLKKIASAGLGEFLIKEAAEKLGFECISVSGRWGEEISKVFPAYAAARLLDAEKPLIEKNLNK, from the coding sequence ATGTATTCAAAAATTATAGGGCTTGACATTGGAGGGGCAAACACAAAGCTTGCTTCCTCGGATGGGACTCTTGTGGAACTTCACTACCTTCCTCTCTGGAAAAACACAAGGCTTCCGGAAGTCTTAAAAGAGATTGCGCAAAGGTTTAACCCTGAAAGAGTTGCTGTTGTGATGACCGGAGAGCTTGCGGACTGTTTTAAAGATAAAGAACAGGGCATCCGGTTCATAAAAGAAACAGTTGATTCCGCTTTTGGCTCTGAAAGAGTTTCGTATATAAACAGCCAGGGAAGGTTCCAGAGTGAAGCTAATTCCCTGAGGGAGCTTGCTGCAGCGAACTGGGCAGCTTCCGCCAGGCTGATAGGAGAAGAAGCAGGAGACTGCATTTTTGTTGATGTTGGCAGTACCACAAGTGATATTATTCCGATCATATCAGGAGAGCACAGGGCAGGGCTTACAGACTTTGATCGCCTGCTCAGGAGTGAACTTGTATACGCAGGCACCCTGAGAACAAACCTTGCCGTACTTCTCGAAAAGGTAAAGCTTGAGAAAGGCATGTGCAGGACATCCTCAGAACTCTTTGCAACGACAGCAGATGCTTATCTTATACTCGGGAAAATTGAGGAAGATGCGTACACATGCGAGACTGCCGACGGAGCAGGTAGGAGCAAAACAGATGCCATGCGCAGAATTGCAAGGCTGGTCTGTGCAGACCTTTCAGAAGTAAGGGAAAGGGAAATATACGAGATCACAGAGCAGGTTAAAGAAAAACAGGTCTCTACCCTGGCTGAAGCGATCTCCGAAGTTGCGGAAAGAAATGGGCTTAAGAAGATCGCATCAGCGGGTCTGGGAGAATTTCTTATAAAGGAAGCGGCAGAAAAGCTCGGATTTGAATGCATTTCTGTTTCAGGGCGATGGGGAGAAGAGATCTCAAAGGTCTTTCCGGCATATGCGGCCGCCCGCTTACTGGACGCCGAAAAACCATTAATTGAGAAAAACCTAAACAAGTGA
- a CDS encoding amino acid kinase: protein MKTVRVVIKLGGSLLSEAPELIDRLIIEFGSGTSGAVSEKQASEKSLYSILIVPGGGIFTDAIRRADERFGLGDDAAHWMAVLGMEQYACYLQDKSRAQVVDSITELPLGVSILFPYRLLKAEDPLPHSWDVTSDTIAAWVAKQVGALFIKATDVDGIFREGKLLREIFASDFSENFESCVDPFLPGFLQINRMECRIINGKFPERVIPAVYGKPVPCTTVKGNI, encoded by the coding sequence ATGAAAACCGTGAGGGTAGTTATCAAACTAGGGGGAAGCCTGCTCAGCGAAGCTCCAGAGCTTATTGACAGGCTTATAATAGAATTTGGCTCCGGAACTTCGGGGGCTGTTTCTGAGAAACAGGCTTCCGAAAAAAGTCTTTATTCCATTCTCATTGTTCCCGGAGGAGGGATATTTACAGATGCCATAAGGAGAGCTGATGAGAGGTTCGGACTTGGAGACGACGCAGCTCACTGGATGGCTGTGCTTGGTATGGAGCAGTATGCCTGCTATCTGCAGGACAAAAGCCGGGCCCAGGTTGTGGATTCAATCACAGAACTGCCTTTGGGTGTTTCGATTCTTTTTCCCTACAGACTGCTGAAGGCAGAAGACCCTCTGCCCCACTCCTGGGACGTAACTTCGGACACAATCGCTGCCTGGGTTGCAAAGCAGGTGGGAGCCCTGTTCATTAAGGCTACGGATGTTGACGGGATTTTCAGGGAAGGAAAACTTCTCAGGGAAATTTTTGCCTCTGATTTTTCAGAAAATTTTGAAAGCTGCGTAGACCCTTTCCTGCCCGGATTCCTTCAGATAAACAGAATGGAGTGCAGAATTATAAATGGAAAATTTCCGGAAAGAGTTATTCCGGCGGTGTACGGGAAGCCTGTGCCCTGTACGACGGTAAAGGGGAATATTTAA
- a CDS encoding zinc finger domain-containing protein, whose translation MSSQKVEYCTSCGIRLVEKGYVKFPCPQCGAEIGRCTSCRQQGNVYTCPKCGFKAP comes from the coding sequence ATGTCATCACAGAAAGTTGAATACTGTACCTCATGCGGGATCCGTCTTGTGGAGAAAGGCTATGTGAAGTTTCCCTGCCCCCAGTGCGGAGCAGAGATTGGAAGATGTACAAGCTGCAGGCAGCAGGGTAACGTATACACCTGCCCGAAGTGTGGATTCAAAGCTCCGTGA
- a CDS encoding elongation factor 1-beta — MGDVAAKIKIMPEGVETDLVELKEKIKAVIPAGANLHGDIVEEPIAFGLKALIVTLIVNDEEGGTEPAEEAFAKVSGVETVQVQEAYRI; from the coding sequence ATGGGCGATGTTGCAGCAAAAATTAAAATTATGCCAGAAGGCGTTGAAACCGACCTTGTAGAATTGAAAGAGAAAATAAAAGCCGTAATTCCTGCAGGGGCAAACCTTCACGGAGATATTGTTGAGGAACCTATTGCTTTTGGCTTGAAGGCTCTGATTGTAACATTAATTGTTAACGATGAAGAAGGAGGAACTGAACCAGCGGAAGAAGCCTTCGCAAAAGTTTCCGGCGTCGAGACTGTTCAGGTTCAGGAAGCCTACCGCATCTGA